A window of uncultured Methanoregula sp. genomic DNA:
ACGCAATCAAAAAATTGTCATCAGAGGCACGGTCTGCACTAAACCTTTACGAATGTGCAGTTTCCTCTGACAACTCTGATTCGACTCTATGAATTTTTAAAGAACAGCCGATTGATCAAATGATATTGATCAACAACAAAGTAGCCTTTTTCAAAGCCACTTTGGTGTTGAAGTACCGAAGTATTGTTGGTGGAGGATGACGGGATCGAACCGACGACCCCCTGCTTGCAAAGCAGGTGCTCTCCCAGCTGAGCTAATCCCCCAGTGTCCTCTTACCGCATCTAGCCATCGGAATTTGGTGGGTCTAGTTGGGCTCGAACCAACGACCCCCGCCTTATCAAGACGGTGCTCTAACCAGCTGAGCTACAGACCCATTCCACAGCTGTGCGAATGGTTTCGCAACTCTGCGGCTTGTTCCAACAACCGATAAGTGTGGGCGTTCAATATTGAATGCAGTTTTCCAGAAAGGAGGTGATCCAGCCGCACCTTCCGATACGGCTACCTTGTTACGACTTCACCCCAGTCACGAACCCTGCCGTGGTAATCGCCCTCCTTGCGGTTAGGCTAACTACTTCTGGCAGAACCCGCTCCCATGGTGTGACGGGCGGTGTGTACAAGACCCGGGAACGTATTCACCGCGACATTCTGATCCGCGATTACTAGCGATTCCGACTTCACGCAGTCGAGTTGCAGACTGCGATCCGGACTACGACTGGCTTTATGGGATTGGCTCCCCCTCGCGGGTTGGCAACCCTCTGTACCAGCCATTGTATGACGTGTGTAGCCCCACCTATAAGGGCCATGAGGACTTGACGTCATCCCCACCTTCCTCCGGTTTGTCACCGGCAGTCCCATTAGAGTGCCCTTTCGTAGCAACTAATGGCAAGGGTTGCGCTCGTTGCGGGACTTAACCCAACATCTCACGACACGAGCTGACGACAGCCATGCAGCACCTGTGTTACGGTTCTCTTTCGAGCACTCCTCTATCTCTAAAGGATTCCGTACATGTCAAAGGTGGGTAAGGTTTTTCGCGTTGCATCGAATTAAACCACATCATCCACCGCTTGTGCGGGTCCCCGTCAATTCCTTTGAGTTTCAACCTTGCGGCCGTACTCCCCAGGCGGTCAACTTCACGCGTTAGCTTCGTTACTGAGAAAGTGAATTCCCAACAACCAGTTGACATCGTTTAGGGCGTGGACTACCAGGGTATCTAATCCTGTTTGCTCCCCACGCTTTCGTGCATGAGCGTCAGTACAGGCCCAGGGGATTGCCTTCGCCATCGGTGTTCCTCCGCATATCTACGCATTTCACTGCTACACGCGGAATTCCATCCCCCTCTGCCGTACTCTAGCTATGCAGTCACAAATGCAGTTCCCAGGTTGAGCCCGGGGATTTCACATCTGTCTTACATAACCGCCTGCGCACGCTTTACGCCCAGTAATTCCGATTAACGCTTGCACCCTACGTATTACCGCGGCTGCTGGCACGTAGTTAGCCGGTGCTTATTCTTACGGTACCGTCATGGACCCCGGGTATTATCCAGAGTCTTTTCGTTCCGTACAAAAGCAGTTTACAACCCGAAGGCCTTCATCCTGCACGCGGCATGGCTGGATCAGGCTTGCGCCCATTGTCCAAAATTCCCCACTGCTGCCTCCCGTAGGAGTCTGGGCCGTGTCTCAGTCCCAGTGTGGCTGGTCGTCCTCTCAGACCAGCTACAGATCGTCGGCTTGGTAAGCTTTTATCCCACCAACTACCTAATCTGCCATCGGCCGCTCCGTCCGCGCAAGGCCTTGCGGTCCCCTGCTTTCATCCGTAGATCGTATGCGGTATTAGCAAAGCTTTCGCTCCGTTATCCCCCACGATCGGGCACGTTCCGATGTATTACTCACCCGTTCGCCACTCGTCAGCATCCGAAGACCTGTTACCGTTCGACTTGCATGTGTAAGGCATGCCGCCAGCGTTCAATCTGAGCCAGGATCAAACTCTACAGTTCGATCTTGATTTTTTCGCTCTTTCGAGCAACTCATAAAAAAGAATTGAAGTGAACTTCACTTCTATCTCATGAGCGTTTGTAGTACTAAGTACTAGTTCCGTAGAACTTGGCACTCGCCATCAAACGCCCACGCTTATCGGCTGTATATTTTTAATGAACCTGATAACAAAACCACCGTAGCGCCTTTGTTATCTTGGCTTGCTGTGATCAGCAGAGCCTTGAATTCTAGCAGGTTTTTTAAAACCCTGTCAACCCGAAGGTCTTTTCGCTTTCCTTACCAATCACCGTTTCCAGCAACTCGCTCGTCTCAGCGCAGCCTTGAATTATATACCGGGTTTTTCCCAGTCCAACCCAAATCCGCCTTCTTTTTTCCTCCGCCACCAGAAACCTTCCTAAGAAGACCTCCGTGCAGCGAAGCCCTCGACTATAGCACGCAAAAGGAGCTCGGATGAAAGAACAAGCGCTTTCTTGCACTCAACTCTGCCCAGCAACCGCCTCTTCCAACGCGTCCACGAAGAGCTGGACAACATCGCAGTCCTTTGGGCGGTTCCGGATTCGAGCGACCCGTTCGATAGCTTCCGCGATGATTCGCCTTCCACAGTCCTGTGCGCGAGTTATAGCAATCCACCGCTGTACGGCCAAAAGGCCCTCCTACCCTTTCGCTACAGCAGGACGATGTCGTACTGCTCCTGCCCCATGGCGCTTTCAGCCTGGAGCGAAATGGGCTTGCCGATGAAATCGCTCAAGCCAGCCAGATGCTGGCTTTCCTCATCCAGGAACAATTCCACCACGCGCGGCGATGCCACCACACGGAACTCCCGCGGGTTGAACTGGCGGGCTTCGCGCAGGATTTCGCGCAAGACGTCGTAGCAAACGCTGCGCGCGGTCTTCACCTGCCCAGCCCCTTGGCAAGCGCTGCAAGGTTCACACAGCATGTGGGCCAGAGACTCGCGGGTCCGCTTGCGCGTCATCTCCACCAGTCCCAGCTGCGAGAAACCGCCCGACATGGTTTTCACCCGATCTCGTGCAAGCTGCTTCTTGAATTCGGTAAGCACCGCCTCTTGGTGGTCCTCGCGCGCCATGTCGATGAAATCCACAATGATGATGCCGCCCAGGTTGCGCAGCCGCAGCTGGCGCGCAATGGCCTGCGCAGCCTCGAGGTTGGTCTTGAAGATGGTGTCGTCAAAATTGCGCGCCCCCACGAAACCACCCGTGTTCACGTCGACAGTGGTCAACGCTTCAGTCTGGTCCACGATGAGATAACCGCCCGACTTGAGATCTACCCGGCGCCCGAGGGCCTTCGATACCTCCTCATCGATCGAATACAGATCGAAAATGGGCCGCTCGCCTTTGTAGTGCTGGAGCTTGCCGGCTGCCGCGGGCATGAACTCCTGCCCAAACGCGCGCAGGCGATGGAACTGCTCCACCGAGTCGATGCGGATGGTCTGGGTGTGGTCGCCCACCAGATCGCGCAGTACGCGCTGCAGAAGATCCAGATCCTGATGAAGCAACGACGTGGCCGGCAGCCTGAGCGATGCCTCCTTGATGCGCGCCCAGGTTTTCCGCAGGTAAGCAATGTCTTCAGCCAGTTCGGCATCGGAAGAGTCCTCGCCGTTCGTACGCAAAATGAAGCCGCCGCCACCCCCCGACATCTTGTCACCCACCAGTGCCTGCAGACGGGCACGCAGAGCATCGCGCTCGGCCGCAGGAATCTTCTGGGACACCCCCACATGGTCGTCCTGGGGCAGATACACCAGCAAGCGCCCGGCGATGCTGATCTGCGTGGACAGGCGCGCCCCTTTGGTGCCGATGGGGTCCTTGATCACCTGCACCATCAGCGATTGGCCTTCGAACACCTGTTTTTCAATGGGCACCGGAGGCTCACCCTTGCGCGCGAACATGGGCGCTTCGCCACCATCCTGGCGCTGCCACACATCGGCGACATGCAAAAACGCCGCACGCTCCAGACCGATGTCGATGAAGGCCGACTGCATACCCGGCAGCACGCGCGACACCTTGCCCAAGTAGACATTGCCCACGAGGCCGCGCTCCAACGTGCGCTCGATGTGCAACTCCTGCACGGCGCCGTGCTCGACGACGGCCACCCGGGTTTCCTGTGGCGACCAGTTGATCAGGATGTCTTGTTGCATGGCTTGTCGTTCTCGGTAATCAAAGGCAAAACGTTTCTCCACAGCGCAGTGTCGGCGGCCCCTGCATGGCGCTGCGAAGGACAGTTGCCGGGCGCCGACCCCATTCGGCGGAAGCCCGTGGCCTAAAGGGCCCGCCAGCGGATCACGGGGGGGTCAGAGCGCGAAGCCCGCCGCGCGCAGCAGTTGCGCCGTTTCGTACATGGGCAGTCCCATGATGCCTGAATAACTGCCGGCCATGTGCTGCACGTATGCCGCCGCCCTGCCCTGTATGCCATAGGCGCCTGCCTTGCCCAGTGGCTCGCCAGTGGCCACGTAGGCTTCGATCTGCGCAGGCGTCATGGAGGCAAAGGTCACGCGAGAAACCGACAACGCCGTCAGGCGCTTGGCGCCAACCTGCAGCGCCACGGCGGTGAGGACACGGTGCTCGTGCCCCGCAAGTTCAGCCAGCATGCGCGCGGCATGTGGCGCATCGTCGGGCTTGCCATAAATGGTGCGGCCCAGGGCCACCGTGGTGTCGGAGCAAAGAATGGGGGCCTCGGGCAAACCACGGCGCGTGCGCCGGGCCACGGCGGCATCGAGCTTGAGACCGGTCACACGCTCGACATAGGCCGTGGGCGCTTCGCCGGGCAACACCGCCTCGATGGACTCTGCGTCTTCCGCATCTTCGCCATCAGCATGCGGCAGCAACAGTTCGTGGCGCACACCCAGCTGTTCAAGCAGCTGGCGCCGGCGCGGACTTTGAGAGGCAAGGTAGATGAAGTCAGGCATGAACGGATTTTGAATAAAAACCAGCTCTAGCGCTTATCCATCAAGCGCGAGCAGCTATGAAAAACGCAGTAAAAAAAGCATGCACCATCACGCACCCGCGCTACTCACGGTGGTACGGATGCCCTGCATTCACCGACCAAGCCCGATACAGCTGCTCGATGAGCAGCACCCGCACCATGGCGTGCGGCAAGGTCAGGTCCGACAGACGGATGCGTTCGTGCGCGCCCTGGCGGAAGGTCGGGTCCAACCCGTCCGGGCCGCCAATGACCAACGCCACATCGTCACCGCCCAGCTGCCAGCCCTTGAGCCGTTCGGCCAAGGCTTTGGTGGTGAGGCTGGTGCCGCGTTCGTCGAGGGCCACCACGCGGGTACCGCGTGGAATGGCGGCTTCGATCCGCTCGCGCTCCGCTGCGTAGAGAGTCTCCAGCGTCTTGGAGCCACGAGGCTCGGTCTTGACGGCCTTGAGCTCCACCTTGAGTTCGGGCGGGAAACGTTTGGCGTAGTCGTCGTACGCCGTTTGGGCCCAGTCGGGCACCCGCTGCCCGACCGCCACTATCAGCAGCTTCATGGATCAACCTGGATGCGTGAAGGTGGTCACCGCAGCGCGCCGATGCTGGCCCGCTGCGGCCACGGATCAGCCCTTGCGGGCCGGGGCCTTCTTGGCGGCGGGCTTGGCAGCCGCCTTGGATGCCGGTGCAGAAGCTGGCTTGGCTGCCGTGCGTGGAGACTTGGCCACGGGGGACTTCTTGGCCGCAGGCTTCTTGGCACCAGCGGGCTTGACCACCACCGTCTTGACAGGGGTCTTGGTGGCGGCGGGCTTCTTGGTGGCCACGGCGCCGGTGGTCTTGCTGACTGGCTTGGAGGCGCTGGTCTTGGCGGCCGATTTGGCAGGCGCTGCCTTGGCCGCAGTTTTTGCAGCCGGCTTGGGTGCTGTCTTGGCTGCCGTCTTCGCAGCGGTCTTGGCGACCGCCTTGACGGTGGCCTTGCCTGAACGGGCGGCTACGGTAGGGGCCCCAGCCTTCTTGGAGGGCGCCTTGCTCGCAGCCTTGGCATCCGACTTGGCGGCCTTCTGTGCCGACTTCTTGTCGGCCAGCTGGGTGGCGGCGCTGGAGACCGGCTTGGCAGCACCCAGTTTCAGGCGCACGGGCGTGTCGCCCCACAGCTCTTCCAGGCGGTAGTACTGGCGGATGGCGGGCTGCATGATGTGCGCCACAGCGGCGCCGCAGTCCACGATGATCCATTCGCCGTTGTCTTCGCCTTCGATGCGCGGCTTGGAGAAGCCGGCTTCCTTGACCGCATCGCGCACGCTGGCGGCCAGGGCCTTGGTCTGGCGGTTGGAGGTGCCCGATGCCACGATCACCCGTTCAAACAGCGGCGAGAGATGCTCGGTGTTGAAGACCTGGATGTCTTGCGCCTTGACGTCTTCCAAGCCATCGACGATGGCGCGCTGGAGTTTGGTGACGTCTTTTTTGGCGGCGGTTTCCGATTTGGTGGAGGTGGTCATCAGGCGGTGATTAGAGAGGGAATGGAATCAATATAGCGTGCAACGCAGCGCACAGCCAGCGGGCTGCGCCTGGGGTGTTGCGCAGGTGCTGTGCGGGGGCGCCGCAGTAGTTCGAGGCGTTTTTGGCCTCTTGCGCTCATGTGAAAAGCGCGGGCAGCTATTGAAATTATAGCTTTTGCTGTTTTCACGGCTGTCAGGGCGTTGCGTCAGCCCCGCCAGAGAGCCAGTCGCGCCGCACCAGAAATTGCCGCGCAAGAGCCGCCTCGGCCGAATCGGCGGCGTCCGAACGCTGGTACGACCATGACACCAGCGGCGGCATGGACAGCAAAATGGACTCGGTACGCCCACCCGACTGCAGGCCGAAGTGCGTGCCCCGGTCCCAGACCAGGTTGAACTCGACGTAACGGCCCCGGCGGTAGAGCTGGAAATCGCGCTCGCGCTCACCGTAGGGTGTGCCCTGGCGCTTCTCAACGATGGGCAGGTAGGCGCTCAGGAAGGCGTCGCCCACCGACTGCGTCATGGCCAGGCTCTGCTCAAAGCCCAGCTCCGAGAAGTCGTCGTAAAACACCCCCCCCACGCCGCGCTGTTCGTTGCGGTGCTTGAGGAAGAAGTACTCATCGCACCATTGCTTGAAGCGCGGGTACTTGTCGTCACCAAACGGCGCCAAGGCGTCGTGACAGGTGCGGTGGAAGTGCACCGCATCTTCCTCAAACCCGTAGTACGGCGTGAGGTCCATGCCGCCGCCAAACCAGCAGGTGGGAGCCTGCCCAGGGTGGCCGGCCGCAATCATGCGCACGTTCATGTGCACCGTGGGCACGTAGGGGTTGCGCGGGTGGAACACCAGCGACACGCCCATGGCCTCGAACGGTGCCCCCGCCAGCTCGGGCCGGTGCTGCGTGGCAGACGGCGGCAGTTGCGGGCCGCGCACATGGCTGAAGCCGCAACCCGCGCGCTCGAACACGCGGCCGCCTTCCAGTATCTTGGTGATGCCGTCACCCTGCAGCGGCTCGCCGGGCGGCTTGCTCCAGGCATCGGCCAGGAAACGTGCTCCGCCCTCTCCCTCCAAAGCCTCCAGCGCATCGGTGATGCGGGCCTGCAGGCCCAGCAGGTAGCTGCGCACAGTCGCCACCGTGGTGGCCGGATTCAATTCCGTTGGTTGCATTTCAGTTGTCCATTGCGCCAAGCGCCACCTACAGCCCATAAAACAGGCATCAAACCAACGCCATCGAGGACCTGGCTGTGTCAGGCCATTGAAAACGCCCTCTCCCGACGGAGAGGGTGAGGCCGCCCAGAAGGCAACGCAGGGAGTGCTACTTCACCGCCCGGTGACCAATGTCGCGGCGGTACTGAGCGCCATCGAAGTGGATGCCGCGCGCCACGTCGTAGGCCCGCTGCTGCGCCTGCCTGACGCTGTCGGCGAGCACCGTCACGCACAGCACGCGGCCGCCCGTCACGCTGACCACGCCATCCTTGAGCTGCGTGCCGGCATGGAACACCACCGCGTCGTCCGTCTCGACGGGCAGGCCGGTGATGGCATCGCCCTTGCGCGGAGCCTCGGGGTATCCATGCGCGGCCATCACCACGCCCAGGGCGGTGCGCCGGTCCCACTGCAGCTCCATCTGGTCGAGCTTGCCGTCCACAGCGGCACCCAGCACCTCCAGCAGATCGCTCTTGAGTCGCATCATGATCGGCTGAGTTTCAGGGTCGCCCATGCGGCAGTTGAACTCGAGCGTCTTGGGATGGCCCTTGGCGTCGATCATCAGCCCCGCATACAGGAAGCCGGTGTACGGAATGCCATCCTTTTCCATCCCGCGGATGGTGGGCAGGATGATCTCGCGCATGGCACGGGCGTGCACGTCCGCCGTGACCACGGGTGCGGGCGAATAAGCGCCCATGCCACCCGTGTTGGGGCCTTCATCGCCGTCCTTGAGGCGCTTGTGGTCCTGGCTGGTGGCCAGGGCCAGCACGTTTTTGCCATCGCACAACACGATGAAAGAGGCCTCTTCGCCCGCGAGGAACTCCTCGATCACCACGCGCGGCACCGCCTTGCCGTCCGCGCCCTCGTTGTGCGTCACGCCGTATTTGTTGTCCACCAGCATGAAGTCCACGGCATCGTGGGCTTCCTGCAGCGTCATGGCCACAACCACGCCCTTGCCGGCAGCCAGACCATCGGCCTTGATGACGATGGGCGCACCCAGGCGGTCCACGAAGGCGTGGGCTGCAGCCGGATCGGTGAAGGTGTCGTAGTCGGCTGTGGGAATGCCGTGGCGTCGCATGAACGCCTTCGAGAAGGCCTTGGAGCTCTCGAGCTGCGCGGCCTCCCGGGTGGGCCCGAAGATGCGCAGACCGTGCGCCCGGAATTCGTCCACCACGCCGGCGGCCAGAGGCGCCTCGGGGCCCACCACCGTGAGAGCGATCTTTTCTGCCTGGGCCCATGCACGCAGTTCACGCACATCGGTGATCGCCACGTTCTCGAACTTGTTCGAGAGGGCCGTGCCGCCGTTGCCCGGCGCCACCCACACCTTGGTCACCTTGGGGGACTGGCTCAGCTTCCAGGCCATTGCGTGTTCCCGGCCGCCGCCGCCAATGACAAGAACTTTCATAGTGCAGCGTTGTGATAGACCTCTTGAGCGTCGTCCAGATCTTCCAGAACGTCCAGCAGTTTCTGCATGCGGGCTGCGTCGTCGCCCGAGAGCTCGATGGTGTTTTCGGCGCGCATGGTCACGCCGGCCACCTCAGGGATCAGCCCTGCGGCCTCGAGCGCGTTCTTCACGGCCTCGAAGTCGGCCGGGGCGGTGAGCACTTCCACAGCGCCATCGTCATCGGTCACCACGTCTTCGGCGCCCGCTTCCAGCGCCACTTCCATCACCTTGTCCTCACTGGTACCGGGGGCAAAAATCAGCTGGCCGCAATGCTTGAACTGGAATACCACCGAGCCTTCCGTACCCATGCTGCCGCCGTGCTTGCTGAATGCATGGCGCACTTCGGCCACGGTGCGCACGCGGTTGTCGGTCATGGTGTCGATGATGATGGCCGCGCCACCGATGCCGTAGCCCTCGTAGCGGATTTCCTCGTAGGTCAGGCCCTCGGCGTTGCCTGTGGCCTTGTCGATGTTGTATTTGATGCGGTCAGCCGGCATGTTGGCCGCCTTGGCCTTGTCCACCGCCAGGCGCAGGCGGGGGTTGGCGGACAGGTCGCCGCCACCGGCCCGGGCAGCCACGGTGATTTCGCGAATGATGCGGGTCCAGATCTTGCCGCGCTTTTCATCCTGCCGCCCCTTGCGATGCTGGATATTCGCCCATTTGCTGTGTCCTGCCACGGGAAGTCCTTTTGTATTGATTTAATCTAGTGGGCGCGATTTTACTTTTGCCCGCCACCGATCTCCGAGGAAACCCTAAATGGCCGAACCCCTGCTGATTGCCAAGCACGACACCATCGAATGCCACCTGCTCCCGGGCCTGGCCAACCGCCACGGGCTCATCACTGGCGCCACCGGCACAGGCAAGACCGTGACCCTGCAAACCCTGGCCGAGAACTTCTCGCGCATTGGCGTGCCCGTGTTCATGGCCGACGTGAAGGGCGACCTCACGGGCGCCAGCCAGCCCGGCAAGATTGGCGACAAGCTGGCCGCCGTGCTAAAGGAGCGCGGCCTGGATCTGCCAGAACCTTTGGCCTGCCCCACCACGCTGTGGGACGTGTTTGGCGAACAGGGCCACCCGGTACGCGCCACGGTGTCCGACATGGGTCCGCTGCTGCTGGGCCGCATGCTCAACCTGAACGAGACGCAGCTGGGCGTGCTCAACCTGGTGTTCAAGATCGCCGACGACAACGGCCTGCTGCTGCTCGATCTGAAGGACCTGCGGGCCATGTTGCAGTACGTGGGCGACAACGCCAAGGAGTTCACCACCGAGTACGGCAACGTCAGCGCCGCCAGCGTGGGCGCCATCCAGCGCGGGCTGCTGCAGATAGAACAGCAAGGCGGCGACAAGTTCTTTGGCGAGCCCATGCTCAACATCCAGGATTTCATGCAAACCGTGGACGGCCACGGCGTGGTCAACATCCTGGCGGCCGACAAGCTCATGAACTCGCCGCGCCTGT
This region includes:
- the rng gene encoding ribonuclease G; this encodes MQQDILINWSPQETRVAVVEHGAVQELHIERTLERGLVGNVYLGKVSRVLPGMQSAFIDIGLERAAFLHVADVWQRQDGGEAPMFARKGEPPVPIEKQVFEGQSLMVQVIKDPIGTKGARLSTQISIAGRLLVYLPQDDHVGVSQKIPAAERDALRARLQALVGDKMSGGGGGFILRTNGEDSSDAELAEDIAYLRKTWARIKEASLRLPATSLLHQDLDLLQRVLRDLVGDHTQTIRIDSVEQFHRLRAFGQEFMPAAAGKLQHYKGERPIFDLYSIDEEVSKALGRRVDLKSGGYLIVDQTEALTTVDVNTGGFVGARNFDDTIFKTNLEAAQAIARQLRLRNLGGIIIVDFIDMAREDHQEAVLTEFKKQLARDRVKTMSGGFSQLGLVEMTRKRTRESLAHMLCEPCSACQGAGQVKTARSVCYDVLREILREARQFNPREFRVVASPRVVELFLDEESQHLAGLSDFIGKPISLQAESAMGQEQYDIVLL
- a CDS encoding Maf family protein; its protein translation is MPDFIYLASQSPRRRQLLEQLGVRHELLLPHADGEDAEDAESIEAVLPGEAPTAYVERVTGLKLDAAVARRTRRGLPEAPILCSDTTVALGRTIYGKPDDAPHAARMLAELAGHEHRVLTAVALQVGAKRLTALSVSRVTFASMTPAQIEAYVATGEPLGKAGAYGIQGRAAAYVQHMAGSYSGIMGLPMYETAQLLRAAGFAL
- the rlmH gene encoding 23S rRNA (pseudouridine(1915)-N(3))-methyltransferase RlmH, translating into MKLLIVAVGQRVPDWAQTAYDDYAKRFPPELKVELKAVKTEPRGSKTLETLYAAERERIEAAIPRGTRVVALDERGTSLTTKALAERLKGWQLGGDDVALVIGGPDGLDPTFRQGAHERIRLSDLTLPHAMVRVLLIEQLYRAWSVNAGHPYHRE
- the rsfS gene encoding ribosome silencing factor — translated: MTTSTKSETAAKKDVTKLQRAIVDGLEDVKAQDIQVFNTEHLSPLFERVIVASGTSNRQTKALAASVRDAVKEAGFSKPRIEGEDNGEWIIVDCGAAVAHIMQPAIRQYYRLEELWGDTPVRLKLGAAKPVSSAATQLADKKSAQKAAKSDAKAASKAPSKKAGAPTVAARSGKATVKAVAKTAAKTAAKTAPKPAAKTAAKAAPAKSAAKTSASKPVSKTTGAVATKKPAATKTPVKTVVVKPAGAKKPAAKKSPVAKSPRTAAKPASAPASKAAAKPAAKKAPARKG
- the hemF gene encoding oxygen-dependent coproporphyrinogen oxidase gives rise to the protein MAQWTTEMQPTELNPATTVATVRSYLLGLQARITDALEALEGEGGARFLADAWSKPPGEPLQGDGITKILEGGRVFERAGCGFSHVRGPQLPPSATQHRPELAGAPFEAMGVSLVFHPRNPYVPTVHMNVRMIAAGHPGQAPTCWFGGGMDLTPYYGFEEDAVHFHRTCHDALAPFGDDKYPRFKQWCDEYFFLKHRNEQRGVGGVFYDDFSELGFEQSLAMTQSVGDAFLSAYLPIVEKRQGTPYGERERDFQLYRRGRYVEFNLVWDRGTHFGLQSGGRTESILLSMPPLVSWSYQRSDAADSAEAALARQFLVRRDWLSGGADATP
- the purD gene encoding phosphoribosylamine--glycine ligase encodes the protein MKVLVIGGGGREHAMAWKLSQSPKVTKVWVAPGNGGTALSNKFENVAITDVRELRAWAQAEKIALTVVGPEAPLAAGVVDEFRAHGLRIFGPTREAAQLESSKAFSKAFMRRHGIPTADYDTFTDPAAAHAFVDRLGAPIVIKADGLAAGKGVVVAMTLQEAHDAVDFMLVDNKYGVTHNEGADGKAVPRVVIEEFLAGEEASFIVLCDGKNVLALATSQDHKRLKDGDEGPNTGGMGAYSPAPVVTADVHARAMREIILPTIRGMEKDGIPYTGFLYAGLMIDAKGHPKTLEFNCRMGDPETQPIMMRLKSDLLEVLGAAVDGKLDQMELQWDRRTALGVVMAAHGYPEAPRKGDAITGLPVETDDAVVFHAGTQLKDGVVSVTGGRVLCVTVLADSVRQAQQRAYDVARGIHFDGAQYRRDIGHRAVK
- a CDS encoding YebC/PmpR family DNA-binding transcriptional regulator, whose amino-acid sequence is MAGHSKWANIQHRKGRQDEKRGKIWTRIIREITVAARAGGGDLSANPRLRLAVDKAKAANMPADRIKYNIDKATGNAEGLTYEEIRYEGYGIGGAAIIIDTMTDNRVRTVAEVRHAFSKHGGSMGTEGSVVFQFKHCGQLIFAPGTSEDKVMEVALEAGAEDVVTDDDGAVEVLTAPADFEAVKNALEAAGLIPEVAGVTMRAENTIELSGDDAARMQKLLDVLEDLDDAQEVYHNAAL